DNA from Candidatus Caccoplasma merdavium:
CCCCGTCCCGAGGGATTGATGCGCATCGACCGCCCCGACACCTCCTACCGGACGGCCTCTTTGGCATTCCCGCTCACATTTGAGATTGCTTCACAGGCCCGGGTCGAGCAAGAGGTCGCTTCACCGACTTGGGTGAACGTCGTGTACCCTCCTTACGATGCCACGCTGTGGTGCAGTTATATCGCTCTGACGCCGGCCACCCGGGCGACCCGGTATGCCGAAAGCCGGGATTTGGTCTATGTGCACGCGTCCAAAAGTCCGTCGATAGAGGTGCGGCGTTATGCCGATGACCGTCGGCGGGTCTATGCCCTGCTTTACTATCTTTCGGGTGAAGCGGCGACGCCATTGCAGTTTGAGGTGACCGACAGTGCGGCCTATCTTTTCAGGGGAGCCCTCTATTTCGATACCCCCGTGCGAGGCGATTCGGTCGCTCCGGTGGTCGGCTACATTGCCGATGACGTGGCCCACATGATAGAAACCCTGCAACATACCGCGAACAATGCCGATAAGTAAGGTGTATGAACCGGTTCCCGGCGTGCGTGTCGCCTTGTGGCATCTTGTCGAAGATGAGGCGACCCTCTATGCCCTTTTTCCACCCGAATCGAGATGCCTCGGCGACGAGGCGCTGACCGGCGTGGCTCATGCCACGCGCCGCTGCGAACGCTTGGCGGCTCGTCTGTCGCTGTTGCGGCTGGGTGTGGCGGAAAAGGTCTACTATACGCCGCAAGGCAGACCCGAAATTTCCGATGAAACGGCGCATATTTCGATTTCCCATACCCGGGAATGGGTGGCCGTGGCGCTGTCGTCCCGATCGGTAGGCATCGATATAGAACGGTGGAGTGAGAGGCCGTTGCGGGCGGCGACGCGTTTCCTGTCGGAGGACGAGCGCGCCTGGGTTTCTGCGACCGATGCTCCCGCCGATGCCGCTACGTTGTTGTGGTCGGCCAAGGAGTCGATTTATAAAGTGATGGGGGCTGAGGGGGTCGATTTCTCCCGACATTTGCGCGTGGAACCGTTCGCGTATGAGCACACGTCGGCTTGCCGGCGATTTGAGGCCGAAGAATCCTTTTCCGGCACGAACGGCCGTTTTGCACTCTATTATGGCTGTTTCCCCGATTTTGTCCTGACGCTTGCGCTCGAAGGCGTGGCGGAGTAGGTGCGCCTTTTCCCGGTTTTCAGGCGTGGTAGGTGTGGTGGCGGCGGATAAAGTAGTCGACGACGATGTTGCGCCGACCCTCGGGCGTCTCTTTGAGGAGGTTGACGAGGGGTTGTTCCCGGTATCGCTTGCGCTCTCTGCGGAAGTGGATATGCGCCAGCCACACGGCGCGGGCGTGCTGCCATTCTCCGGCCACGATGTAGCGGGCCAGTGCAATGGTGTCGAGCAGCCGGCGTATGATGAGCAGCCGCCGCCCCTCTTTGCGCGGCAGGTTTTTGTAGAGCATGAGCAGGTTGTTGCGGAAGTTGAGATAGGTCTTTCGCGGTTCCGTTGCCGAGAGGGTGGCTCCGCCGAGATGGTACATGCTGCTTTGCGGCACGGTGTAGATTTTATAACCCAGCAATTTCACGCGCCAGCAGAGGTCGATTTCCTCCATGTGGGCAAAGAAACTCTCGTCGAGCCCTCCGGCTTTGAGGTAGACTTCGCGGCGGATAAAGAGGCAGGCGCCGGTAGCCCAGAATATCTCGGCGGGCGTGTCGTATTGGCCTTCGTCGTTTTCGATGGAGAAAAAGATGCGTCCCCGACAGTAGGGATAGCCGTATTTGTCGAGAAATCCGCCGGCGGCTCCGGCGTATTCAAAGGCTTTTTTGTCGCGGTATGCCAGCAGTTTGGGCTGGCAGGCTCCGACATCGGGACGCGTCTCGCAGAAGTCGACGAGCGGGTTGAGCCAGCCCGGAGCGGCTTCGACGTCGGAGTTGAGCAGGACGATATAGGGGTGGGTCAGTTGTTTGACGGCCAAGTTGTATCCTCGGGCGTATCCGTGATTTTCCTTCATTTCGAGCAACACCACCTCGGGGTGATGTTCTTTGAGCCAATCGACCGAGCCGTCGGTCGAACCGTTGTCGGCCACGACCACATCGGCCAGGTCGGCCGGCGTGTGGGCGCACACCGAGGGAAGGAACTCTTTCATCAGGTTGAGCCCGTTCCAATTAAGTATGACAACAGCGACTTTTTTCATAAATCAAAATTATAGGCGACGGTGTTTCCATCGGTTATGGGTCCACAACCAATATTCGGGAGCCCGCCGTATGGTCTCTTCCATGAGGGCCATGTAGCGGTCGGTGATTTCGAAATCGGGGCAGGAACGCGGGTCGAGTTCGATTTTTCTTATCGTGGCGCGGTAGTAGCCCCGTTTTATCTTTTCTACGTCGAAATACATGACGGCCATGTCGAGTTTCTTGGCGATGGTCTCTCCGCCGGTGAGTACGGGGGTGTCTTGGTTGAGAAAGGTTATCCAGTGATGGATATTGGCCGGCGACGGGGTCTGGTCGGCGATGAATCCGGTTCCCGATTGTTTTCCCGAGGCTCTTACCGTGAGAAGGTCGCGCAAGGTGTTGGCCTTGGGTATGCAGGTAAGCCCGAAACGGGAGCGGATTTTCAGGAACAGACGGTCGAACCATTTGTTTTTCAGCGGCCGGTAGATCTGTCCCAGGCGGGCGTTGGGCGTGTCTATCCATAGCGAGATGGAGGAGATGTATTCCCAGTTGCCGTAGTGGCCCAGCATCATGATGACCGACCGTCCGCTGTTGAGTTCCGATTCGAGCAACTCCGAGTCGACAAACTGCATGCGGCGGCGCATCTGCTTGTCGGAGATGTGCAGCAGCTTGATGGTCTCGAAAAAGTAGTCGCAGAAATGCCGGTAAAATCGTCGCTCGATGTGACGGCGGTATGACTCGCTCTCTTGCGGGAAGGCGTTCCTGAGGTTGCGGCGCACGACGTGGCGACGGTATCGCACGATGTGGTATACCAGCAGGTAGAGCAGGTCGGAGAAAAGGAAGAGTACCCGCAACGGCAGATACGCCACGGCGTGGAGGGTGAGTCCGAGGGGCGCGAGGAGAATGTTTTGCAGGGTCTCTTTTTTCATGGCTTACAAGAGTTGAGCGTGTAGGGCGGGAATGTCGTTTTTTTCGATGAAATCGCCCAATTTGACGTTGCGTACCGTATTGACGAGTGCCTTGTCGTAGGGGAGTTCTATGCGCACATAGTTGTCGGTGAACCCGTGCATGGGGGCGTTCTTGGCCGGGTGCTCAAAGAGCACGGGGCGTACCTTTCCCCGCTGTGAGGCGTAGAAGTCGTGCAGTTTCCGCTCCGATATTTCGAGAATCCGTCGGCAACGGTCGTGGCGTGTTTCCTGCGGGACAATGGGCTCGATTTTCAGGGCTTGGGTTCCCGGCCGTTCGGAGTAGGTGAAAACGTGCAGTTGCGAGATGTCGAGGCTGTCGACAAAGCGGGCCGACTCTTCGAAGCGTTCGTCGGTCTCGCCGCGCATGCCCACGATGAGGTCTACGCCGATGAAGGCGTCGGGCATTACCCGCTTGATGTGCTCGATGCGTCGGGCGAAGAGCCCGGTGTCGTAGCGGCGGCGCATGAGGTGCAGCACTTCATCGCTGCCCGATTGCAGGGGTATGTGGAAGTGGGGCGCGAAATGTTTCGATGCGGCGACGAAGTCGATGATTTCGTCGGTCAGCAGGTTGGGCTCTATCGAGGAGATGCGGTAGCGGTCGATGCCTTCGACCTTTTCGAGTTCCTTCACGAGCTCAAAAAAGGTCTCCCCCGTCGTCTTGCCGAAGTCGCCGATGTTCACGCCCGTCAGGACAATCTCGTGCCCTCCCTCGCGTGCCACGCCGCGTGCCTGCTCCACGAGGTCGGCGATGCGGCCGTTGCGGCTGCGCCCACGGGCAAACGGTATCGTGCAATAGGAGCAGAAATAGTCGCAGCCGTCTTGCACTTTGAGGAAATAGCGGGTGCGGTCGCCCCGGGAGCACGACGGGGCGAAGGTATTGATTTCGGGACTGGGGGTGGTGAATATCCGGTGAGCCTCGTCGGGGTTTTGCAGCCGGTCGATATAGCGGGCTATCTCGCCTTTTTCTCCGGCGCCAAGTACCATGTCGACGCCCGGAATGCGGACTATTTCATCGGGTTTCAACTGGGCATAGCAGCCGGTGACGATGATGTGCGCGCCGGGGTGTTGGCGGGCGATGCGGCGAATGGCTTGCCGGCATTTCTTGTCGGCCAGCTCGGTCACCGAGCAGGTGTTGATGATGCAAAGGTCGGCCTTTTCGCCGTTGCGGGCACGGCGTATGCCTTTCGCTTCGAGCGTGCGTCCTATGGTCGAGGTCTCGGCAAAATTGAGTTTGCACCCCAACGTGTAGTAGGCGGCGGTCTGAGGCCCGAACGTTTGACTGTCTATCATCGGTTTGGTATGAATGAGGTTTCCCGATACAAAAATAGCGATTTTGCCGGTAAATGGCGGCCATTTAAGGCTACTTTCTTATTATTTAACCCGTATGGGCGATTTTTGCCGGCGGTTCCGGGAGAAACAGAACCGCCGGGTTTGATGGTGGAAAAATTATCGCGTTTCTCCCGAGATGGTGCGTATGGTGCCGTTGGGGTTGTATTGCAACTCGCACACCTTCATGCTGCGCAGGTGGGAGTGGCCGCCCGAGGGGGTGCTGTCGTGGAAGAAAAGGTACCATTTGCCCTTGTACGGGCATATCGAGTGGTGGGTGGTCCAGCCCATGACGGGGGTGAGAATGACCCCGGCGTAGGTAAACGGCCCGTAGGGGTTGTCGCCGATGGCGTAGCAGAGCATGTGGGTCGTCCCGGTGGAGTAGGAGAAATAGTACTTCCCGTTGTACTTGTGCACCCAGGCCGCTTCGAAGAAACGGTGCGGGTCGCCGTTTTTCAAGGGATTGCCTTCGGCGTCGAGAATCACGACGGGGCGGGGTGCTTCGGCAAATTCGAGCATGTCGTCGCTGAGGCGAGCCACGCGGGCGGGCAGTGCCTCTTCGTCGTCGCCCGGTATGGTGCCGCACTCGATGGCCTTGTTGTCGCGGTATCGTTGCAGTTGGCCGCCTTGCAGCCCGCCGAAGTAGATGTAGTAGTTGCCGTTGTCTTCAAGCACGGCCGGGTCGATGCTGTAACTGCCGCGCATGGGGTGGGGCTGCGGCTTGAAGGGCCCGTAGGGCTTGTCGCTGGTGGCTACGCCGAGGCGGAAGATGTCGTTCTGGTCTTTGGCGGGAAAGTACATGTAGTATTTGCCGTCTTTCTCGGCCACGTCGCACGCCCAAAGTTGCCGGCCGGCCCAGGGAATCTCTTCGAGCGAAAGCACGACGCCGTGGTCGGTTACCTTGCCCTTCTCGGGGTCTTTGGTGGAGAATACATGGTAGTCGCGCATGTTGAAGTGGTTGCCGTCGGTGGGGTCGGTAACGCCCGACTCCCAGTCGTGCGAGGGGTAGATATAGACCTTGCCCTCGAAGACGTGAGCCGACGGGTCGGCCATGTAGTCGTCGGGGAAGAGGTAACGTGCCGGGGTGTTGAGCGGTGCATGGTCGCTTTTTTCTTGCGCCG
Protein-coding regions in this window:
- a CDS encoding 4'-phosphopantetheinyl transferase superfamily protein; this translates as MPISKVYEPVPGVRVALWHLVEDEATLYALFPPESRCLGDEALTGVAHATRRCERLAARLSLLRLGVAEKVYYTPQGRPEISDETAHISISHTREWVAVALSSRSVGIDIERWSERPLRAATRFLSEDERAWVSATDAPADAATLLWSAKESIYKVMGAEGVDFSRHLRVEPFAYEHTSACRRFEAEESFSGTNGRFALYYGCFPDFVLTLALEGVAE
- a CDS encoding glycoside hydrolase family 43 protein, which translates into the protein MLAAAASLTYAPAQEKSDHAPLNTPARYLFPDDYMADPSAHVFEGKVYIYPSHDWESGVTDPTDGNHFNMRDYHVFSTKDPEKGKVTDHGVVLSLEEIPWAGRQLWACDVAEKDGKYYMYFPAKDQNDIFRLGVATSDKPYGPFKPQPHPMRGSYSIDPAVLEDNGNYYIYFGGLQGGQLQRYRDNKAIECGTIPGDDEEALPARVARLSDDMLEFAEAPRPVVILDAEGNPLKNGDPHRFFEAAWVHKYNGKYYFSYSTGTTHMLCYAIGDNPYGPFTYAGVILTPVMGWTTHHSICPYKGKWYLFFHDSTPSGGHSHLRSMKVCELQYNPNGTIRTISGETR
- the mtaB gene encoding tRNA (N(6)-L-threonylcarbamoyladenosine(37)-C(2))-methylthiotransferase MtaB, translated to MIDSQTFGPQTAAYYTLGCKLNFAETSTIGRTLEAKGIRRARNGEKADLCIINTCSVTELADKKCRQAIRRIARQHPGAHIIVTGCYAQLKPDEIVRIPGVDMVLGAGEKGEIARYIDRLQNPDEAHRIFTTPSPEINTFAPSCSRGDRTRYFLKVQDGCDYFCSYCTIPFARGRSRNGRIADLVEQARGVAREGGHEIVLTGVNIGDFGKTTGETFFELVKELEKVEGIDRYRISSIEPNLLTDEIIDFVAASKHFAPHFHIPLQSGSDEVLHLMRRRYDTGLFARRIEHIKRVMPDAFIGVDLIVGMRGETDERFEESARFVDSLDISQLHVFTYSERPGTQALKIEPIVPQETRHDRCRRILEISERKLHDFYASQRGKVRPVLFEHPAKNAPMHGFTDNYVRIELPYDKALVNTVRNVKLGDFIEKNDIPALHAQLL
- a CDS encoding lysophospholipid acyltransferase family protein is translated as MKKETLQNILLAPLGLTLHAVAYLPLRVLFLFSDLLYLLVYHIVRYRRHVVRRNLRNAFPQESESYRRHIERRFYRHFCDYFFETIKLLHISDKQMRRRMQFVDSELLESELNSGRSVIMMLGHYGNWEYISSISLWIDTPNARLGQIYRPLKNKWFDRLFLKIRSRFGLTCIPKANTLRDLLTVRASGKQSGTGFIADQTPSPANIHHWITFLNQDTPVLTGGETIAKKLDMAVMYFDVEKIKRGYYRATIRKIELDPRSCPDFEITDRYMALMEETIRRAPEYWLWTHNRWKHRRL
- a CDS encoding glycosyltransferase family 2 protein; the encoded protein is MKKVAVVILNWNGLNLMKEFLPSVCAHTPADLADVVVADNGSTDGSVDWLKEHHPEVVLLEMKENHGYARGYNLAVKQLTHPYIVLLNSDVEAAPGWLNPLVDFCETRPDVGACQPKLLAYRDKKAFEYAGAAGGFLDKYGYPYCRGRIFFSIENDEGQYDTPAEIFWATGACLFIRREVYLKAGGLDESFFAHMEEIDLCWRVKLLGYKIYTVPQSSMYHLGGATLSATEPRKTYLNFRNNLLMLYKNLPRKEGRRLLIIRRLLDTIALARYIVAGEWQHARAVWLAHIHFRRERKRYREQPLVNLLKETPEGRRNIVVDYFIRRHHTYHA